In Pseudonocardia sp. DSM 110487, the sequence GTTCGCCGACTCGTCCACGACGGAGATCGTCGACAGGGCGGGCATCACCCGCGGCGCGCTCTACCACCACTTCATCGACAAGCACCAGCTCTTCGAGGCGGCGCTGGACGCGGTGGAGGGTGACATCTTCGACCGCGTGCAGGCCGCGGGCGCTCCGTTGGGCGACGACGTCCGGCGCCGGTTGGCGGTGGGCGTCGACGTCTTCCTCGACGCCTGCCTCGAGCCCGCCGTGCAGCGGATCCTCCTGCAGGAGGCGCCGTCGGTGCTCGGCTGGGAGCGGTGGCAGCGGCTCGACCGGCCGCGGTGCGCGCGGCGGCTGCTCGCCACGAGCCTCGGTGCCGCGGTCGACCGGGGGCTGATCGTGGCGCCGTCCGCGCCGGCCCTCACCCATCTCGTGTACGGCGCACTGGTCCAGGCCGGGATCGTGATCGCCGGGGCCGAGGACCCGCCCGCGACGCGAACGATCTTGGGGGAGACGGCCCACCGCCTCCTCGACTCGCTGTTCCGACCGGAGGTGTAGGGACGCGGAGATGCGCGCGGTTGTCGGCCTCGCCCGCCGCAAGATCGCCGATTCGGTGCGCCGCCTGCGGGTCAGGCAGCGGTCGGTGCACCGGATCGCCGATCTTGAGGGCCCGGCGGCCGCATCGTCGGCATGATCATCAGATCGGCGCATGGCCGGTCATATACGGCCGTGGGCGCACCTATCTGGTGATCTTCGTGGTTGCGGCGGGCAGGCCGACGTCTGTGATCATCGGTTGGGTGCATGGCCGGCCGTATTTGGCCGGTTTCGTGCCGAAGCCTTGATCATGTCAGCGGGGCCGCCTTCGGTGGCGCCGCGCGCCCGAAGGGCAGGCCCGTGGCCTGCCTGTGTGGTGCTGCCCGGAGGGGCCGCAGAGGCTCGCGGGTCAAGGGTCGCGTAGCGATCGCGCAGCGACGCCGGAGGCGCCCTTGAGGCGTGAGGAGCGGCCCCGCACGATGCGCGGCGCCACTGAAGGCCTAGCCAGCCTCGTAGATGTGGGCCGCGCACGATGCGCGGCGCCACCGGAGGTCCAACAGGAGTGCGTCAGGGGTGCGTGGGTGGTCTCGATACGGCCGGCGCTACGGCGCCGCCCCTACTCGACCACCCGGTGGCGGTCCCGGCTTCAGGCGGCGGCCGGCTGCAAGGCGTCCCAGAGGGAGCGTGCGATCAGGACCGCCAGCCGCTCGAGCAGGGCCGCCGCGACCGCGACCGCGATCGCCGTGAGGAACTCGCCCATTCGCCTCCACCTTCCCGCCGTTTCTGGTCACGATGACGAGGATCGGTGGCCGGCCAGGGCATCCCGGTTGTCCGGTGCGTGTACGGAAGGTGACGAATCGGCTTCAGTGTGTGCGGGCCCTCAGCGCGGACTGTCCCAGGAGCTGCGCGGCGGTGGCGACCGCGGCCGCGGTGAGCGCGAGGCCCCACTGGTGCGGGAGCAGCGGGGTGCAGCCGACGACGCGGCTGAGCACCGGCACCTGGACGACGACGGCCATGAGGACGAACGACCCGGCGGCAGCGGCGGCGACGAGGGGGGTGCGCCCACGCACGGCCATCGTCTGGGCCAGCTGGGCGCCGACGAGCGCGACGAGCCCCGTGGTGCTGGCCTGGGCGGGCGTGCTGACGCGGCGCGCGAGCAGCCACGCAGCGCCCGCGGCCGTCGCGGTGGTGGCCGCGCGCAGCTGGATGTCGCGGATGAGCGAGGTGCCCAGCGATCGCTCCGGGCCTTCGGCCAGCAGCTGGTCCGCCGTGACGTCGGGTGGCGGGCGGACCGCGACGGCCATGGCAGGCAGCACGTCGGTGAGCATGTTGACCAGCAGGAGCTGGCGGGCGTTGAGCGACTGAGCGCCGCCCAGCACGCCGGTCCCGAGGGCGTAGCAGATCTCGCCGAGGTTGCCGCCGAGCAGGATCGACAGCGCCTCCCGGACCGAGGACCACATCGCCCTGCCTTCGACGATGGCGTCGGTGATCGTCTCGATCCGGTCGTCGGTGACGACGACGTCGGCGGCCTCGCGGGCCGCGGGGGTGGCGCGGGCGCCCAGCGCGATGCCGACGTCGGCGAGCCGGATCGCGGGGGCGTCGTTCGTGCCGTCGCCCGTGACCGCGACCGCGGCGCCGGTCTGCTGCAGCAGTTGCACGATGCGCGCCTTCTGGGCAGGCGTGACCCGCGCGAACACGGCCGTGCGAGAGAGGATCCCGGCGAGTTCCTCGTCGCTCAGCTCGTCGAGCTCGACGCCGGTGAGCACCCGCCGCCCGTTGAGGGCGTCCAGCT encodes:
- a CDS encoding TetR/AcrR family transcriptional regulator, producing MTVRNRKVEQGEHTRDALVASAIALFAEKGFADSSTTEIVDRAGITRGALYHHFIDKHQLFEAALDAVEGDIFDRVQAAGAPLGDDVRRRLAVGVDVFLDACLEPAVQRILLQEAPSVLGWERWQRLDRPRCARRLLATSLGAAVDRGLIVAPSAPALTHLVYGALVQAGIVIAGAEDPPATRTILGETAHRLLDSLFRPEV